Proteins encoded together in one Acetobacteroides hydrogenigenes window:
- a CDS encoding amino acid ABC transporter substrate-binding protein, whose amino-acid sequence MRYLFTFLLVNALFINTPVVGQSDSVQVKVSKDKVKISGKLYYIHTVRSGETLYNIARAYQVAQAAIIENNPELYQGVKAGNTIKIPVVQELKNSNKNKGVFHIVKKGETLYGISKQYNIPTETLAKINLLTDYNVKENQSLFISNDETIRKNHKAADALAASNETRLTSSDAGHEVLPKETLTSISKKYAITIDELVDANPFLKDEGLKIGQKLTIPAPSAQNRGGEAAQIGEKHSKDCPSYTYKASTAFNVVMMLPFGGEASVDTSAKSAASGRFEDILQYYEGALIAIDSLKNKGVSVNLTVIDTKSDKEPNAIAQALKNPALKEANLIIGPVYPEAIPMVAKYADSHKIPMVSPLATTESLVRNNDYLIQIATEADVLTKLSVEYAKKDEGKTILVVPSDGSDAKLVKEFKAMFKEKLPELSYRQGNNAASQREALRGKLAEGKKNRFVVLSNNEVFVLDFLQNLTTASKGYDVEVLGTQRWLKFNSIDMAYLHGSNVQMYVHNYVDYNVESTKSFVRSFRRYYKADPNNYAFRGFDVAYFFIEALRKHGPDFIGCLPKLSGKNIHTPFRFAKEGDGGYLNTDAALIKHIEGYKVVRLK is encoded by the coding sequence ATGAGATACTTGTTTACATTTCTATTGGTTAATGCTTTATTTATCAACACCCCTGTTGTTGGGCAAAGCGACTCTGTGCAGGTAAAGGTGTCGAAGGATAAGGTTAAGATATCGGGCAAACTCTACTATATTCATACCGTTAGATCGGGTGAAACGCTCTACAATATTGCTAGAGCCTATCAAGTTGCACAAGCCGCTATCATCGAAAACAACCCAGAGCTATATCAGGGCGTAAAAGCTGGTAATACAATAAAGATCCCGGTTGTACAGGAGCTTAAAAATTCGAATAAGAACAAAGGGGTTTTCCATATCGTAAAGAAGGGCGAAACGCTGTACGGTATTTCAAAGCAGTACAACATTCCTACCGAAACTTTGGCAAAGATCAACCTTCTTACCGATTACAACGTTAAAGAGAATCAAAGCTTGTTCATCTCCAACGATGAAACTATTCGGAAGAACCATAAGGCCGCCGATGCACTTGCGGCTAGTAACGAAACCCGACTAACGTCATCTGACGCTGGCCATGAGGTTTTGCCAAAGGAAACGCTAACGTCTATCTCGAAAAAATATGCAATTACCATAGATGAGCTGGTTGATGCCAACCCATTCTTAAAGGATGAAGGATTAAAGATTGGGCAAAAGCTTACGATTCCTGCACCTTCAGCACAAAACCGGGGGGGCGAGGCTGCTCAAATAGGCGAAAAGCATAGTAAGGATTGTCCATCGTATACCTACAAGGCATCTACCGCTTTCAATGTGGTGATGATGCTCCCTTTTGGAGGCGAGGCTAGCGTGGATACCTCTGCTAAAAGCGCTGCATCAGGTCGCTTTGAGGATATCCTTCAGTACTACGAGGGAGCTCTAATTGCCATAGACTCGCTCAAGAACAAAGGGGTTTCGGTGAATCTAACGGTGATTGACACTAAATCGGACAAGGAGCCAAATGCTATTGCTCAGGCTCTAAAGAATCCAGCGCTAAAAGAGGCTAACCTTATTATTGGTCCGGTTTACCCTGAGGCCATTCCGATGGTGGCCAAGTATGCCGATAGCCATAAAATTCCGATGGTATCACCGCTCGCTACAACCGAATCGTTGGTTAGAAACAACGATTACCTGATACAGATTGCAACCGAAGCCGATGTGCTTACAAAGCTATCGGTAGAGTATGCAAAAAAGGACGAGGGTAAAACGATCCTAGTCGTTCCTTCGGATGGCTCGGATGCCAAACTGGTAAAGGAGTTTAAGGCTATGTTTAAGGAGAAGCTTCCAGAGCTAAGCTACCGTCAGGGGAATAACGCAGCTTCGCAGCGTGAGGCGTTGAGGGGGAAACTGGCCGAGGGCAAGAAGAATCGCTTTGTGGTGCTTTCGAACAACGAGGTGTTCGTGCTCGATTTTCTGCAAAACCTAACGACCGCTTCCAAAGGGTACGATGTAGAGGTGCTCGGAACGCAAAGATGGCTAAAGTTTAACAGCATAGATATGGCGTACCTTCATGGATCGAATGTGCAGATGTACGTTCATAACTACGTTGACTACAACGTAGAAAGTACCAAGTCTTTTGTTCGTAGCTTTAGGCGCTACTACAAGGCGGACCCGAACAACTATGCTTTTCGTGGTTTCGACGTGGCCTACTTCTTTATAGAGGCGTTACGTAAGCACGGTCCCGATTTCATTGGCTGTTTGCCTAAGCTTAGCGGTAAGAACATTCACACTCCGTTCCGATTCGCTAAGGAAGGCGATGGCGGGTATCTGAATACCGATGCGGCTCTAATAAAGCATATCGAAGGGTACAAGGTGGTAAGGTTGAAGTAG
- a CDS encoding MATE family efflux transporter: protein MSPLVKLALPIMGTSFIQMTYTMVDIAWLGRLGSAAVAAAGAASFFVWLGNALALNTKIGAEVGVSQSIGAGLIDKARTFASTSLTVALALALVYGVFLFAAAPLLIGFFGLNAAITHEGVTFLRIIAFSAPFILLNATFTSIYNATGQSKIPFFINLTGLAVNMVLDPFLIFGIGFPKMGVAGAALATTLSQGVVTSLFIYEITGPRKLFKHFQLFVKPQWYYVKMILKRGFPASLQNSLFAFFSMNLARIAAEWGYLGVTAQSVGAQIEAISWNTAQGFSTALSAFVGQNYGARMYGRIRNAYFNTMGVMAIWGTLIGGLFIVFGGEIFGLFVPEPEAIKEGAIYLRILGFSQLFMVFEITSTGAFTGIGRTLPPSILGITLTGSRIPLAIALTATSLQLSGVWWSITISSILKGIILPLMFIYVLHRIVQLHRKCE, encoded by the coding sequence ATGTCTCCATTGGTAAAGCTGGCGCTCCCTATTATGGGAACCTCCTTTATCCAGATGACATATACCATGGTGGATATTGCCTGGCTAGGGCGCTTAGGTAGCGCTGCTGTGGCAGCAGCTGGTGCAGCCAGCTTTTTTGTGTGGCTTGGGAATGCCCTTGCACTAAACACTAAGATTGGTGCAGAGGTAGGGGTGTCGCAGTCAATTGGTGCGGGGTTAATCGATAAGGCACGCACGTTTGCATCTACAAGCCTTACGGTTGCGCTTGCGCTTGCGCTGGTTTACGGGGTGTTCCTTTTTGCCGCTGCTCCTTTGCTTATAGGCTTCTTTGGGCTAAACGCAGCCATTACGCACGAGGGGGTTACCTTCCTTCGCATCATCGCCTTTAGCGCGCCGTTTATTCTGCTCAACGCAACCTTTACGAGCATCTACAACGCTACGGGGCAGAGCAAGATTCCGTTTTTCATAAACCTTACCGGGCTAGCGGTTAACATGGTGCTCGATCCCTTTCTGATTTTCGGAATTGGTTTTCCCAAGATGGGGGTTGCCGGGGCTGCACTGGCAACAACGCTTTCGCAGGGGGTGGTAACCTCGCTGTTTATCTACGAAATTACGGGGCCTAGAAAGCTTTTTAAGCACTTTCAGCTATTCGTAAAACCCCAGTGGTACTACGTAAAGATGATTCTGAAGAGGGGCTTCCCGGCCAGCTTGCAGAACTCCCTTTTTGCCTTCTTCTCGATGAACTTGGCCCGAATTGCCGCCGAGTGGGGCTATCTTGGGGTTACGGCCCAAAGCGTGGGCGCGCAGATTGAGGCTATCTCGTGGAATACCGCACAGGGATTTTCGACGGCGCTGAGCGCCTTTGTTGGCCAGAACTACGGGGCTAGGATGTATGGGCGTATACGGAATGCCTACTTCAACACCATGGGGGTAATGGCTATCTGGGGAACGCTGATTGGGGGGCTCTTCATCGTTTTTGGTGGCGAGATCTTTGGGCTGTTTGTTCCAGAGCCGGAGGCCATCAAGGAGGGTGCCATTTACCTACGAATCTTGGGCTTTTCGCAGCTGTTTATGGTATTCGAGATAACCTCTACGGGTGCTTTTACCGGCATCGGGCGGACGCTACCTCCTTCTATCCTGGGTATAACGCTGACGGGATCGCGTATCCCGCTGGCAATAGCGCTTACGGCAACCTCGCTGCAGCTGTCGGGGGTGTGGTGGTCCATCACCATTTCGAGCATTCTTAAGGGAATAATTCTTCCGCTGATGTTTATCTACGTGCTGCATCGAATAGTACAGCTGCACCGTAAATGCGAGTAG
- a CDS encoding nitroreductase family protein: MNFLELVKHRASVRSFSERAVEAKTLEYILECARLAPSAVNYQPWRFFVVSSAEAKKALQRCYNREWFTSAPLYILACGDSGKSWKRGSDGKDHLDIDVAIAVEHICLAAAEQGLGTCWVCNFDAALCSQELRLPENLIPVAIIPLGYPAGEVERRGSRKDIEEIVAEL; the protein is encoded by the coding sequence ATGAACTTTTTGGAATTGGTTAAGCACCGAGCTTCGGTGCGCTCCTTCTCGGAGAGGGCGGTGGAGGCCAAAACGCTGGAGTATATCTTAGAGTGCGCCCGCCTGGCGCCATCGGCGGTAAACTACCAGCCTTGGCGATTCTTTGTTGTCAGCAGCGCCGAGGCAAAGAAGGCGCTGCAGCGGTGCTACAACCGCGAGTGGTTTACCTCGGCGCCGCTCTACATCCTGGCCTGTGGCGATAGCGGTAAGTCGTGGAAGCGGGGCAGCGACGGTAAGGATCACCTCGATATCGATGTGGCCATTGCCGTGGAGCACATCTGCCTTGCCGCTGCCGAGCAGGGGTTGGGCACCTGCTGGGTGTGCAACTTCGATGCTGCGCTATGCAGCCAAGAGCTACGCCTGCCCGAGAACCTTATCCCGGTTGCCATAATTCCGCTGGGGTATCCCGCAGGTGAGGTTGAGAGAAGGGGAAGCCGAAAAGACATCGAAGAAATTGTTGCGGAGCTGTAG
- a CDS encoding Mut7-C RNAse domain-containing protein has translation MYRKQATFRFYEELNDFLPHAKVKVAFAYPFNGSPSVKDAVEALGVPHVEVDLILVNGQSVDFAYRLQHGDYVSVYPTFETLDISGITLLRERPLRHTRFILDVHLGKLAKYLRMLGFDTLYRNDYGDEEIIRIALAQHRIILTHDVGLLMVKTVTHGYWVRSQKPREQVREVMARFELYRQIDPFNRCIRCNGMLMEVPKASILDRLEPLTIKCFNKFYRCQGCGNIYWEGSHYERMLHLIKTLEER, from the coding sequence ATGTACCGCAAGCAGGCCACATTCCGATTCTACGAGGAGCTGAACGACTTCCTTCCGCACGCAAAGGTGAAGGTGGCTTTTGCCTACCCGTTTAACGGCAGCCCTTCGGTAAAGGATGCCGTAGAGGCCCTTGGCGTGCCGCATGTGGAGGTGGATCTGATTCTGGTAAACGGGCAATCGGTCGATTTTGCCTACCGGCTTCAGCACGGCGACTACGTGTCGGTGTACCCAACGTTCGAAACGCTGGACATATCGGGCATAACGCTCCTGCGCGAAAGGCCGCTGCGCCATACCCGGTTCATCCTAGATGTACACCTAGGCAAGCTGGCCAAGTACCTGCGGATGCTCGGCTTCGATACCCTTTACCGCAACGACTACGGCGATGAGGAGATTATCCGCATCGCGCTCGCCCAGCACCGCATCATCCTAACCCACGACGTGGGGCTGCTAATGGTAAAGACGGTAACGCACGGCTACTGGGTGCGCAGCCAAAAGCCGCGCGAGCAGGTTAGGGAGGTTATGGCCCGCTTCGAGCTCTACCGCCAGATCGACCCCTTTAACCGATGCATCCGCTGCAACGGCATGCTGATGGAGGTTCCCAAAGCGAGCATCCTCGATCGGCTCGAACCGCTAACCATAAAGTGCTTCAACAAATTTTACCGGTGCCAAGGCTGTGGCAACATCTACTGGGAGGGATCGCACTACGAGCGCATGCTACATCTTATTAAGACTTTAGAGGAAAGGTAA
- a CDS encoding DUF6600 domain-containing protein, whose amino-acid sequence MKAGALFILLLVGITGSSCATMTVASQPQPYESISQSQFYDDLAPYGRWVQLNHYGLVWQPWDLPYGWRPYSDGYWVYTDYGWTFESDVPYGWAVYHYGRWAFDSRFGWVWVPGYEWGPAWVAWRYGDGYVGWAPLAPEVVWSAHGGFGRGGVDIEIGIGGFAWCFVNELHFCNRHIRDYLEVPARNVTIIRRSRNVTHYHVVDNRIMNSSISREDAERFTRQRVERYRVSEARSRSEAGLSPKNDELRIYQPRVQPLPSRGDVRRSIPNGRVVNSSQSRVARETPEQTQQRHNEEAKQFNSQVENQRRRLDNVHQEQLNQPKAKEERQPIVRQQRTEVKTFNQNRSRETRVLDQRQKMENREVRQQPRQEKSQPERKGR is encoded by the coding sequence ATGAAAGCAGGAGCGTTGTTCATTTTGCTACTAGTAGGAATTACGGGCTCTTCGTGTGCTACAATGACGGTTGCTTCTCAGCCGCAACCCTACGAGAGCATCTCGCAAAGCCAGTTCTACGACGATTTAGCGCCCTACGGACGATGGGTTCAGCTAAACCACTATGGGCTGGTATGGCAGCCTTGGGATTTACCCTACGGTTGGCGCCCTTACTCCGATGGCTACTGGGTGTACACCGACTACGGATGGACCTTCGAGTCGGATGTTCCCTATGGCTGGGCGGTTTACCACTATGGTCGGTGGGCGTTCGATAGCCGCTTTGGATGGGTTTGGGTGCCCGGCTACGAGTGGGGCCCTGCCTGGGTTGCCTGGAGGTATGGCGATGGCTATGTTGGCTGGGCTCCGCTGGCGCCAGAGGTTGTATGGTCGGCACATGGCGGCTTCGGTAGGGGAGGTGTCGATATCGAAATTGGTATAGGAGGCTTTGCCTGGTGCTTTGTTAACGAGCTGCACTTCTGCAATAGGCACATTCGAGATTACCTCGAAGTGCCAGCCCGTAACGTTACCATCATCCGAAGATCCCGAAATGTTACCCATTACCATGTGGTTGATAACCGGATAATGAACAGCAGCATTTCGCGCGAGGATGCCGAACGGTTTACCCGTCAACGGGTGGAGCGGTACCGGGTTTCGGAGGCTCGCTCGCGTAGCGAGGCAGGCCTCTCGCCTAAGAATGATGAGCTGCGTATCTACCAGCCCCGAGTTCAGCCGCTACCTTCGAGGGGTGATGTTCGGAGGTCGATTCCTAACGGAAGGGTGGTAAACTCATCTCAGTCGCGCGTTGCTAGGGAAACTCCCGAACAAACGCAGCAGCGGCACAACGAGGAGGCAAAGCAGTTTAACTCTCAGGTGGAGAATCAGCGAAGGAGGCTCGACAATGTCCATCAGGAGCAGCTAAATCAGCCGAAGGCGAAGGAGGAACGGCAGCCCATTGTTCGCCAGCAACGAACCGAGGTGAAAACGTTTAACCAAAATCGTTCTAGGGAAACAAGGGTTCTAGACCAGCGGCAAAAGATGGAAAACCGCGAGGTTCGCCAGCAGCCACGCCAGGAGAAATCACAACCCGAAAGGAAGGGGAGGTAA
- the dinB gene encoding DNA polymerase IV encodes MTTQRKIIHIDMDAFFASIEQRDNPELQGKAIAVGSSSERGVVATCSYEARKFGVHSAMSSVVAKRLCPDLIFVRPHFDVYEAVSHQIMSIFREFTDKIEPLSIDEAFLDVTENLVQQTSATEIAKLIKKRILDETGLTASAGVSFNKFLAKIASDMQKPNGITVVRPEEAEAFVEKLPIEKFYGIGKVTAEKMHRYGIHTGKDLKLRELHELTRLFGKSGLFFYSMARAIDEREVKSSHIRKSVGAEITFEKDLTTKFERIAELYKIEQEVFERVKEANFKGKTITLKVKFHNFEQITRSKTINGWFTSFDTIHKYAKELLLQTYLDDTKVRLLGLSISNAEEEGKDGIQLTLKF; translated from the coding sequence ATGACCACCCAGCGTAAGATAATCCACATCGATATGGATGCCTTTTTTGCCTCCATCGAGCAGCGCGACAACCCCGAGCTGCAGGGCAAGGCTATTGCCGTTGGCAGCTCGTCGGAGCGCGGGGTGGTGGCCACGTGCAGCTACGAGGCGCGTAAGTTTGGTGTTCACTCAGCCATGAGCAGCGTGGTGGCCAAGCGCCTTTGCCCCGATCTCATCTTTGTTCGTCCCCACTTCGACGTTTATGAGGCGGTTTCGCACCAAATCATGAGTATCTTCCGCGAGTTTACCGATAAAATTGAGCCCCTATCCATAGATGAGGCCTTTTTGGATGTTACCGAAAATCTGGTGCAGCAGACATCGGCCACCGAGATTGCCAAGCTCATCAAAAAGCGAATTTTAGACGAGACAGGACTAACGGCTTCGGCAGGGGTGTCGTTCAACAAGTTTCTGGCAAAGATTGCCTCCGACATGCAAAAGCCCAACGGCATAACCGTGGTGCGCCCCGAGGAGGCGGAGGCATTCGTAGAGAAGCTGCCCATCGAGAAGTTCTACGGTATCGGCAAGGTAACGGCCGAGAAGATGCACCGCTACGGCATCCATACGGGCAAGGACCTTAAGCTGCGCGAGCTGCACGAGCTAACCCGCCTATTCGGCAAGAGCGGGCTCTTCTTCTACAGCATGGCCCGTGCCATCGACGAGCGCGAGGTGAAGAGCTCGCACATCCGCAAGTCGGTGGGCGCCGAAATCACCTTCGAGAAGGACCTCACCACCAAGTTCGAGCGCATTGCCGAGCTCTACAAGATTGAGCAGGAGGTGTTCGAGCGCGTTAAGGAGGCCAACTTTAAGGGGAAGACCATCACCCTAAAGGTAAAGTTCCACAACTTTGAGCAGATTACCCGCAGCAAAACCATCAACGGGTGGTTTACCAGCTTCGACACCATACATAAGTACGCCAAGGAGCTGCTGCTGCAAACCTACCTCGACGATACCAAGGTACGCCTGCTGGGCCTCTCCATCTCCAACGCCGAGGAGGAGGGCAAGGATGGCATACAGCTGACGCTGAAGTTCTAG